The proteins below are encoded in one region of Enhydrobacter sp.:
- a CDS encoding aldo/keto reductase: MTQTFTREPRRLGASTLGVFPIGLGCMSLSGAYGKSDDAEGMRVIHHAIDRGITLLDSSDMYGWGHNETLLGKALAGGRRAGLVLATKFGQTQRPGGANGVDGRPEYVKAACEASLGRLGVEVIDLYYQHRVDPAVPIEETVGAMGELVTAGKVRALGLSEARPETIRRAHETFPIAAVQSEYSLLYREQAEETLQTTRELGISFVAYSPLGRSLLTGSVRHASDIPEGDGRGRHPRFAKDNLARNLELVSAVEAMAKAKGCTPGQVALAWLLAQGPDIVPIPGTKRVDRVDQNLGALDVALSPDDVAALSAALPPGAAAGTRYAEAQLKAVYL, translated from the coding sequence CTTCACACGGGAGCCGCGCAGGCTCGGCGCCAGCACCCTAGGCGTGTTTCCGATCGGCCTCGGCTGCATGTCGCTCTCGGGCGCCTACGGCAAGAGCGACGATGCCGAAGGCATGCGCGTCATCCATCATGCGATCGACCGCGGGATCACGTTGCTCGACAGCTCCGACATGTACGGCTGGGGCCACAACGAGACTCTGCTGGGCAAGGCCCTCGCGGGCGGACGCCGCGCCGGGCTCGTGCTGGCGACCAAGTTCGGCCAGACGCAGCGGCCGGGCGGCGCCAACGGAGTCGACGGCCGGCCGGAATATGTGAAAGCCGCCTGCGAGGCGAGCCTCGGGCGCCTGGGCGTCGAGGTGATCGACCTCTACTATCAGCACCGTGTCGACCCGGCGGTGCCGATCGAGGAGACGGTGGGGGCGATGGGCGAGCTGGTGACGGCCGGCAAGGTTCGTGCCCTTGGCCTGAGCGAGGCGCGGCCGGAAACCATCCGCCGCGCCCACGAGACCTTTCCCATCGCCGCGGTGCAGAGCGAATATTCGCTCCTCTACCGCGAGCAGGCCGAGGAGACGCTGCAGACGACGCGCGAGCTCGGCATCTCTTTCGTCGCCTACTCGCCGCTCGGACGCAGCCTGCTGACGGGTTCGGTGCGACACGCCTCCGACATCCCCGAAGGCGACGGCCGCGGTCGCCATCCCCGCTTCGCGAAGGACAATCTCGCGCGCAATCTCGAGCTCGTGTCGGCGGTCGAGGCCATGGCGAAGGCCAAGGGCTGCACGCCGGGGCAGGTCGCGCTGGCCTGGCTGCTGGCGCAGGGGCCGGACATCGTGCCCATTCCGGGCACCAAGCGCGTCGATCGCGTCGATCAGAACCTGGGCGCGCTCGATGTTGCCCTCTCGCCCGATGACGTCGCAGCCCTTTCCGCCGCCCTGCCGCCGGGCGCGGCGGCCGGCACGCGCTACGCCGAGGCGCAGCTCAAGGCCGTCTATCTGTAG
- a CDS encoding YHS domain-containing (seleno)protein, translating into MVLRRVMLAALAALPVGLVLAGEASTQPALTTGQRLALKGYDPVAYFTDGKPIQGAEAYELSWDGQRYRFASAQHRDLFRQDPDKYAPQFGGACTMNLAAGRKREADPHHWIISDGKLYVFAGASGPANFAKDPQANAARAAENWQRLRGEAFH; encoded by the coding sequence ATGGTCCTGCGTCGCGTCATGCTGGCGGCTTTGGCCGCCCTTCCCGTTGGTCTGGTCCTGGCGGGCGAGGCATCGACCCAGCCGGCCCTGACGACCGGTCAGCGGCTTGCATTGAAGGGCTACGATCCGGTGGCCTACTTCACCGACGGCAAGCCGATTCAGGGGGCGGAAGCCTACGAGTTGAGCTGGGACGGCCAGCGCTACCGCTTCGCCAGCGCCCAGCATCGCGACCTCTTCCGGCAGGACCCCGACAAATATGCCCCGCAGTTCGGCGGCGCCTGCACGATGAATTTGGCCGCGGGCCGGAAGCGCGAGGCCGACCCGCACCACTGGATCATCTCGGACGGAAAGCTCTATGTGTTCGCGGGCGCCTCCGGCCCGGCCAACTTCGCCAAGGATCCACAGGCCAATGCCGCACGGGCGGCCGAGAACTGGCAGCGTCTCAGGGGCGAAGCGTTCCACTGA
- a CDS encoding adenylate/guanylate cyclase domain-containing protein — MFADIAGYSRLMHADEEQTLTDLQGHLVELVGPVVERFHGRIVKTLGDGLFAEFASTVEALRAAVELQRGMTERNAGVAADRRQTFRIGLHLGDVILSNEDVFGDAVNVAARLQALAEPGAIALSSSVYEQVRDKVSLPFRDMGRRNLKNIDRPVHVYCLERGAATARSIRPVRRWRLIGAAVAIVIALAAGGYFLAPFLGALHRASPSLRTMSENPSVAVLPFANQAGGARDYFSDGLTEDITAALGRFRELTVIAPAAVLPYRDKPLPLAELGRALNARYLVSGSVRRMDPRVRVGVQLTDATTGVQLWADQYDDQLVDIFEVQQRIARNVAGMLATNLHQIALQRSLRKPTGNLDAYDLLLRARSMAASGTRAGNRHAREALERVTQMSPGYADAHAELAAAYLQRIAFGWSEFAAQDVGTAIHEAQRAADIDGENVLAHSVLARAYTIQQKYDLGLAEADRALQLNPSDTDALAARAEVLLWTGHIDQSIEAAELARRLNDDVGPEAALNLGLAYLLARRYSDAITLLETARARYPTYPLLDFPLAGAYAEVGRAADATSALANGLRKDPYLTLESFGTRFQDGALRARVVESLRKAGLR; from the coding sequence CTGTTCGCCGATATCGCGGGCTACAGCCGGCTGATGCACGCCGACGAGGAGCAGACCCTCACCGACCTGCAGGGCCATCTCGTCGAGCTGGTCGGTCCGGTCGTCGAGCGTTTCCACGGCCGGATCGTGAAGACCCTGGGCGACGGGCTGTTCGCCGAGTTCGCCAGCACGGTCGAGGCCCTGCGTGCGGCGGTCGAGCTGCAGCGCGGCATGACGGAGCGCAATGCCGGCGTCGCGGCGGATCGGCGGCAGACCTTCCGCATCGGGCTGCATCTGGGCGATGTGATCCTCTCCAACGAGGACGTGTTCGGCGACGCGGTCAACGTCGCGGCCCGTCTGCAGGCCCTGGCCGAACCGGGCGCCATTGCACTCTCGAGCAGCGTCTACGAGCAGGTGAGGGACAAGGTCTCGCTGCCGTTTCGCGATATGGGCCGCCGCAATCTCAAGAACATCGACCGGCCCGTACACGTCTATTGTCTCGAGCGGGGCGCGGCGACTGCCCGGTCGATCCGGCCGGTGCGCCGGTGGCGTCTGATCGGCGCCGCTGTCGCCATCGTGATCGCGCTGGCAGCGGGCGGCTATTTCCTGGCGCCGTTCCTCGGCGCCCTGCACCGCGCGAGCCCTTCGCTGCGGACGATGTCCGAAAACCCGTCGGTCGCCGTCCTTCCGTTCGCCAACCAGGCCGGCGGTGCCCGCGACTATTTCTCGGACGGCCTGACCGAGGACATCACGGCCGCTCTCGGCCGCTTCCGGGAGCTCACCGTCATCGCGCCCGCGGCCGTCCTGCCCTATCGCGACAAGCCGTTGCCGCTTGCCGAGCTCGGCCGCGCGCTCAATGCCCGCTACCTCGTGAGCGGCAGCGTCCGGCGCATGGATCCGCGCGTGCGCGTCGGCGTGCAGCTCACCGACGCCACGACGGGCGTGCAGCTCTGGGCCGACCAGTATGACGACCAGCTCGTCGACATCTTCGAGGTACAGCAGCGTATCGCCCGCAATGTCGCCGGCATGCTGGCCACGAACCTGCATCAGATCGCCCTGCAGCGAAGCCTGCGCAAGCCGACGGGCAATCTCGACGCCTATGACCTGCTGCTGCGAGCGCGCTCGATGGCGGCGAGCGGAACCCGCGCCGGCAATCGCCATGCGCGCGAAGCGCTGGAACGTGTGACGCAGATGTCGCCCGGCTATGCCGACGCGCATGCCGAGCTGGCCGCCGCCTACCTGCAGCGCATCGCCTTCGGCTGGTCTGAATTTGCCGCGCAGGATGTCGGGACGGCGATCCACGAGGCCCAGAGAGCAGCCGACATCGACGGCGAGAATGTGCTGGCGCACAGCGTGCTCGCCCGCGCCTACACGATCCAGCAGAAATACGACCTCGGCCTGGCAGAGGCCGATCGCGCCCTTCAGCTCAATCCGAGCGACACCGACGCCCTCGCCGCGCGCGCCGAGGTGCTGCTGTGGACCGGTCATATCGACCAGTCGATCGAGGCGGCGGAGCTCGCGCGCCGCCTCAACGACGATGTGGGGCCGGAGGCGGCTCTCAATCTCGGCCTCGCCTACCTTCTCGCGCGCCGCTATTCCGATGCCATCACGCTTCTAGAGACGGCGCGGGCGCGCTATCCGACCTACCCGCTGCTCGACTTCCCGCTCGCCGGTGCCTACGCGGAGGTCGGTCGCGCGGCCGACGCGACCAGTGCCCTGGCAAACGGACTGCGCAAGGACCCCTATCTCACGCTCGAAAGCTTCGGCACGCGCTTCCAGGACGGAGCCCTGAGAGCGCGTGTCGTGGAAAGCCTGCGCAAGGCGGGGCTGAGATGA